Proteins co-encoded in one Ruegeria sp. YS9 genomic window:
- the ctlX gene encoding citrulline utilization hydrolase CtlX — MLSLQAPSAVVMIRPHAFASNPETRDDNAFQTLSTASAEATSDAARDEHDRAVQQLRDAGVTVHVFDDFGDLNTPDSVFPNNWFSTHPGGHVAIYPMFVPSRRRERRTDVIELLKQEYRVQDVIDYSGLEQDNLALEGTGAMVLDHVARIAYTVTSNRADPVLLERFCTHFNYEPIAFEARDAKGRDVYHTNVLMGIGTHYALICLDMISDPARRVTVRNRLEESGRTVIDLTHDQIAEFAGNAIELTGRDGLVLALSSRALAALTPDQIATIQNSATPLTLSVPTIETAGGSVRCMIAGVHLARR; from the coding sequence ATGCTGTCACTTCAAGCGCCATCCGCCGTTGTCATGATCCGGCCACACGCTTTTGCATCCAACCCGGAAACACGTGATGACAACGCCTTTCAAACGCTGAGCACTGCTTCCGCCGAGGCGACATCGGACGCGGCCAGGGATGAACATGATCGGGCGGTGCAGCAATTGCGCGACGCCGGAGTCACTGTTCATGTGTTTGACGATTTCGGCGACCTCAACACACCTGACAGCGTTTTTCCCAACAACTGGTTCTCAACGCATCCCGGCGGCCATGTGGCGATCTACCCGATGTTCGTGCCATCGCGCAGACGCGAACGCAGGACCGATGTAATCGAGTTGCTCAAACAGGAATACCGCGTGCAGGATGTCATCGACTATTCCGGGTTGGAACAAGACAACCTGGCTCTGGAAGGGACCGGCGCGATGGTTTTGGATCACGTGGCCCGCATCGCTTACACGGTGACGTCCAATCGCGCCGATCCGGTCCTGTTGGAACGGTTCTGCACGCATTTCAACTATGAGCCAATCGCCTTTGAGGCCCGCGATGCCAAGGGCCGGGACGTTTATCACACCAACGTATTGATGGGTATCGGCACGCATTACGCCTTGATCTGCCTCGATATGATATCGGACCCGGCTCGCCGCGTGACCGTTCGCAACCGGCTGGAAGAATCCGGTCGAACGGTCATTGACCTGACGCACGACCAAATCGCCGAGTTCGCAGGTAACGCCATTGAACTGACCGGGCGTGATGGGTTGGTGCTGGCCCTGTCCAGCAGGGCACTCGCCGCCCTCACACCAGACCAAATCGCAACAATCCAGAACAGTGCAACACCGTTGACGCTGTCCGTTCCAACAATTGAAACCGCCGGTGGGTCCGTGCGCTGCATGATTGCAGGCGTTCACCTTGCCCGCCGATAG
- a CDS encoding ornithine cyclodeaminase, whose product MQPSDKALVPFVSVDNMMRLVHHIGVEQMITQIAAQIEADFKRWESFDKTPRIPAHSPHGVIELMPTSDGEAYGFKYVNGHPKNTSEGLQTVTAFGLLADVYTGYPTLLTEMTMLTALRTAATSALVGRYLAPKNARTMAMIGNGAQSEFQCLAFKAMCGIDTVRLYDIDPNATSKCAANLQGKGLTVIPCKTPEDAIEGAQIITTCTADKKYATILTDNMVGPGVHINAIGGDCPGKTELHRDILLRSDIFVEYPEQTRIEGEIQALDSDHPVTEMWQVITGAAKGRTDERQITLFDSVGFAIEDFSALRYVKQAIEGTTFFEPLDMLADPDDPRDLFGMLMRAG is encoded by the coding sequence ATGCAACCTTCAGACAAGGCCCTGGTACCATTCGTTTCCGTCGACAACATGATGCGACTGGTTCACCACATTGGCGTCGAACAGATGATCACGCAGATTGCCGCTCAGATCGAGGCCGATTTCAAACGATGGGAAAGCTTCGACAAGACACCGCGCATTCCAGCGCATTCTCCTCATGGCGTGATTGAGCTGATGCCAACTTCGGATGGCGAGGCGTACGGGTTCAAATATGTAAACGGCCACCCCAAGAACACCTCCGAAGGGCTGCAAACCGTTACTGCATTCGGCCTGCTGGCGGATGTCTACACCGGATATCCGACGCTGTTGACCGAAATGACTATGCTGACTGCGCTGCGCACGGCGGCGACTTCGGCATTGGTCGGGCGCTATCTGGCCCCGAAAAATGCCAGGACGATGGCCATGATCGGCAATGGCGCACAGTCCGAATTCCAGTGCCTCGCCTTCAAGGCAATGTGCGGGATCGACACCGTTCGGCTTTATGACATCGATCCGAATGCCACGTCGAAATGCGCGGCGAACTTGCAGGGCAAGGGCCTGACAGTCATCCCTTGCAAAACGCCGGAAGACGCCATCGAAGGCGCCCAGATCATCACCACCTGCACGGCAGACAAGAAATACGCAACGATCCTGACCGACAACATGGTCGGGCCCGGTGTGCACATCAACGCCATCGGAGGCGATTGCCCCGGCAAGACCGAGTTGCATCGCGACATCCTGTTACGTTCGGACATCTTCGTCGAATACCCTGAACAAACCCGGATCGAAGGCGAAATTCAGGCGCTGGATTCAGATCACCCTGTGACTGAGATGTGGCAGGTCATCACTGGCGCGGCCAAGGGGCGCACCGATGAGCGGCAGATCACTTTGTTCGACAGTGTAGGCTTTGCCATCGAGGATTTCTCGGCCCTGCGCTATGTGAAACAGGCGATTGAAGGTACAACCTTCTTTGAACCTCTGGACATGTTGGCCGACCCGGACGATCCCCGCGATCTGTTCGGAATGTTGATGCGAGCCGGATAG
- the acs gene encoding acetate--CoA ligase encodes MTTAAQADAKTYPPSAETVARAHVDAAKYADMYAASISDPDTFWGEQGKRIDWIKPFTQVKDVSYEFGSVKINWYADGTLNVSANCLDRHLKTRGDQTAIIWEPDDPNDPAQHISYAELHRRTCRMANILESLGVRKGDRVVIYLPMIPEAAYAMLACARIGAIHSIVFAGFSPDALAARINGCDAKVVITADEAPRGGRKTPLKSNADAALLHCKDTVKCLVVKRTGGQTTWIDGRDYDYNEMALEADDYCAPAEMSAEDPLFILYTSGSTGQPKGVVHTTGGYLVYAAMTHEITFDYHEGDVYWCTADVGWVTGHSYIVYGPLANGATTLMFEGVPTYPDASRFWQVCEKHKVNQFYTAPTAIRALMGQGNEFVENCDLSSLRILGTVGEPINPEAWTWYNDVVGKGKCPIVDTWWQTETGGHLMTPLPGAHAMKPGSAMKPFFGIEPVVLDPQSGVEIEGNGVEGVLCIKDSWPGQMRTVWGDHERFEKTYFSDYKGYYFTGDGCRRDEDGDYWITGRVDDVINVSGHRMGTAEVESALVAHAAVAEAAVVGYPHEIKGQGIYCYVTLMNDREPSDELMKELRTWVRTEIGPIASPDVIQWAPGLPKTRSGKIMRRILRKIAENDFGSLGDTSTLADPSVVEDLIENRANK; translated from the coding sequence ATGACCACCGCTGCCCAGGCAGATGCCAAGACTTATCCGCCATCCGCAGAAACCGTCGCTCGTGCGCATGTCGATGCCGCAAAGTATGCCGACATGTACGCAGCCTCAATCAGCGACCCCGACACGTTCTGGGGCGAGCAAGGCAAGCGCATCGACTGGATCAAGCCCTTCACTCAGGTCAAGGACGTCAGTTACGAATTTGGCTCGGTCAAGATCAACTGGTATGCCGATGGCACGTTGAATGTATCGGCCAACTGCCTGGATCGTCATCTGAAAACCCGCGGCGACCAGACCGCGATCATCTGGGAACCGGATGATCCGAATGACCCGGCCCAGCATATCTCTTACGCAGAATTGCACCGGCGCACCTGCCGGATGGCCAACATTCTGGAATCCCTGGGTGTCCGCAAGGGCGATCGCGTCGTCATCTATCTGCCGATGATCCCCGAAGCCGCTTATGCCATGCTGGCCTGTGCGCGGATCGGCGCAATTCACTCGATCGTTTTCGCGGGCTTCTCGCCCGACGCTCTGGCCGCACGGATCAATGGGTGCGACGCAAAGGTCGTGATTACGGCAGATGAGGCCCCGCGCGGTGGTCGCAAAACGCCGCTGAAGTCCAACGCAGACGCCGCCCTGCTGCACTGCAAGGACACGGTGAAATGCCTTGTGGTCAAGCGCACTGGCGGTCAGACCACCTGGATCGACGGTCGCGACTATGACTACAACGAAATGGCGCTTGAGGCGGACGACTACTGCGCCCCTGCCGAGATGAGCGCCGAAGATCCGTTGTTCATTCTTTACACGTCGGGTTCGACCGGTCAGCCCAAGGGCGTTGTGCACACGACCGGCGGCTATCTGGTTTATGCTGCGATGACACACGAGATCACATTCGATTATCACGAAGGTGACGTGTACTGGTGTACTGCGGACGTGGGTTGGGTGACTGGCCACAGCTATATCGTATATGGGCCGCTGGCCAATGGCGCGACCACGCTGATGTTCGAAGGCGTGCCGACCTATCCCGATGCCTCGCGTTTCTGGCAGGTCTGCGAAAAGCACAAGGTGAACCAGTTCTACACCGCCCCCACCGCAATCCGCGCGCTGATGGGTCAGGGCAACGAGTTCGTCGAAAATTGCGACCTGTCCAGCCTGCGCATCCTGGGCACCGTGGGCGAGCCCATCAACCCCGAGGCATGGACCTGGTACAACGACGTTGTCGGCAAAGGCAAATGCCCCATCGTCGACACCTGGTGGCAGACCGAAACCGGCGGCCACCTGATGACGCCGCTGCCCGGCGCACATGCGATGAAGCCCGGATCGGCAATGAAGCCATTTTTTGGCATCGAACCGGTGGTTCTGGACCCGCAATCCGGTGTCGAAATCGAAGGCAACGGTGTCGAGGGCGTTCTGTGCATCAAAGACAGCTGGCCCGGCCAGATGCGCACCGTCTGGGGCGATCATGAGCGGTTCGAGAAAACCTATTTTTCGGATTACAAAGGCTATTACTTCACGGGTGACGGCTGCCGCCGCGACGAAGATGGTGACTATTGGATCACCGGTCGTGTAGATGACGTGATCAACGTGTCCGGTCACCGCATGGGCACGGCCGAAGTGGAAAGCGCGCTGGTTGCGCATGCTGCTGTGGCCGAGGCTGCCGTGGTTGGATACCCTCATGAAATCAAAGGGCAAGGCATCTATTGCTACGTCACCTTGATGAATGATCGCGAGCCCTCGGACGAGCTGATGAAAGAGCTGCGCACATGGGTCCGCACCGAGATCGGCCCGATTGCGTCTCCGGATGTGATCCAGTGGGCACCCGGCCTGCCGAAGACGCGCTCGGGCAAGATCATGCGCCGTATCCTGCGCAAGATCGCCGAGAACGATTTCGGATCGTTGGGCGACACTTCGACACTGGCCGATCCGTCGGTGGTCGAAGACCTGATCGAAAACCGTGCGAACAAGTGA
- the rocF gene encoding arginase, whose protein sequence is MELKDIILVGAPMDAGKRRQGCRMGPDAYRVAGLDQALSDLGHTVHDWGDVQAEIVDIPQHPHLFALPECVGWTRALSKVAQDAAGQGIPIFMGGDHALSMGTVAGMAAHAARIDRPLFVLWLDAHSDFHTPDSTGSGNLHGTPVAYFTGRPGFEDFPPLPAVIPTDRVGMIGLRSVDPAERAALEHDRAMLADMRSIDENGIKAPLLAFLDRVRAENALLHVSLDVDFLDPAVAPAVGTTVPGGATEREAHLAMELLHESGLVCSLDLVELNPFLDDRGRTAKLMVDLAASLMGRRIFDRPTRSF, encoded by the coding sequence ATGGAACTCAAGGATATCATACTGGTTGGCGCCCCGATGGACGCCGGGAAACGTCGTCAGGGATGCCGGATGGGCCCTGATGCGTATCGCGTGGCAGGGTTGGATCAAGCGCTGTCTGATCTTGGTCACACCGTTCACGATTGGGGCGACGTGCAGGCCGAGATCGTCGACATTCCCCAACACCCGCACCTGTTCGCCCTGCCCGAATGTGTGGGGTGGACGCGCGCTCTCAGCAAGGTTGCGCAAGACGCGGCAGGTCAGGGAATTCCCATTTTCATGGGGGGTGATCACGCCCTGTCCATGGGGACGGTGGCCGGGATGGCCGCCCATGCTGCTCGGATCGATCGCCCCCTGTTCGTACTATGGCTTGACGCCCACAGCGACTTTCACACTCCGGACAGTACCGGCAGCGGCAACCTGCACGGCACGCCGGTGGCGTATTTCACCGGCAGGCCCGGATTCGAGGACTTTCCCCCTTTGCCCGCCGTCATACCGACGGATCGCGTCGGCATGATCGGGTTGCGCTCTGTCGACCCGGCGGAACGGGCGGCGCTGGAACACGACCGCGCCATGCTGGCAGATATGCGCAGCATCGATGAAAACGGCATCAAAGCCCCCCTTTTGGCCTTTCTGGATCGCGTCAGGGCAGAAAACGCTTTGCTACATGTGTCGTTGGATGTCGATTTCCTCGACCCGGCAGTGGCACCCGCAGTCGGCACGACCGTGCCCGGTGGTGCGACCGAGCGTGAAGCCCATTTGGCCATGGAGCTGCTGCACGAAAGCGGGCTTGTCTGCTCGCTGGACCTGGTCGAACTGAACCCGTTTCTGGATGACCGGGGCCGAACCGCAAAACTGATGGTCGATCTGGCCGCCTCTCTGATGGGTCGCCGTATCTTCGATCGCCCAACCCGGAGTTTCTGA
- a CDS encoding TRAP transporter large permease has translation MDTIEIGLWVTGGLLVLVVAGMRVAFAAGLAGLVGLFWIFWAKFGYDPERFGKALTVAVKTAGQVPHSKVASHTLSLIPTFILIGYLAYYAGLTRALFEAAKRWVAWVPGGLAVSTVFATAGFAAVSGASVATSAVFARIAIPEMLKVGYNKRFAAGVVAAGGTLASLIPPSAILVIYAIIVEQDVGKLLLAGFIPGAFSAIVYGLLIVGIAVIFKSVGPPVTGFTWKQRFAALPGAFPIVAVILIIICFVYNPFGEKAWGTPTEGGAIGAFIVFCFALFHGMRWAELKSALLETAKLTAMIFSIIWGVLIYVRFLGFADLPGAFSDWITGLEMSPMMILICILLAYAVLGMFMDAIGMLLLTLPVVYPAVMALNGGETVSAADSAFGMSGPMCAIWFGILVVKMAEFCLITPPIGLNCFVVAGVRPDLSVQDVFKGVTPFFIADALTIAALVAFPGIVLYLPSLAG, from the coding sequence ATGGACACGATTGAGATTGGCCTCTGGGTCACAGGCGGCCTTCTGGTTCTTGTCGTGGCGGGCATGCGGGTTGCCTTCGCAGCCGGTTTGGCGGGACTTGTCGGACTGTTTTGGATTTTCTGGGCCAAGTTCGGTTACGATCCGGAACGGTTTGGCAAGGCGCTGACAGTGGCGGTCAAGACCGCGGGGCAGGTGCCACATTCCAAGGTCGCGTCCCACACTCTCAGCCTGATTCCGACCTTCATCCTGATCGGGTACCTGGCATATTACGCGGGGCTTACCCGCGCTTTGTTCGAGGCCGCAAAACGCTGGGTCGCATGGGTGCCCGGAGGGTTGGCGGTGTCGACCGTTTTCGCCACGGCCGGCTTCGCTGCGGTGTCCGGTGCTTCGGTCGCGACGTCCGCCGTCTTTGCCCGTATCGCGATTCCCGAAATGCTGAAGGTGGGCTACAACAAACGCTTCGCAGCCGGTGTGGTTGCCGCAGGCGGGACGCTGGCATCCCTGATCCCGCCTTCGGCCATTCTGGTGATCTACGCGATCATCGTCGAGCAGGATGTCGGGAAGCTGCTGTTGGCGGGTTTTATTCCGGGCGCGTTTTCCGCAATCGTATACGGCCTTCTGATCGTCGGGATCGCCGTGATCTTCAAATCCGTTGGCCCGCCGGTCACGGGGTTTACCTGGAAACAGCGCTTTGCGGCACTTCCCGGTGCCTTCCCGATTGTCGCCGTCATCCTGATCATCATCTGCTTTGTCTACAATCCGTTTGGTGAAAAGGCGTGGGGCACTCCGACGGAAGGCGGTGCCATTGGTGCCTTCATCGTGTTCTGTTTTGCCTTGTTCCACGGAATGCGCTGGGCCGAGCTCAAATCCGCGCTGTTGGAAACCGCCAAACTGACGGCGATGATCTTTTCGATCATCTGGGGCGTTCTGATCTATGTGCGCTTTCTTGGTTTTGCAGACCTGCCGGGTGCTTTCTCGGATTGGATCACGGGGCTCGAGATGTCGCCGATGATGATCCTGATCTGCATTCTGCTGGCATACGCGGTGTTGGGCATGTTCATGGATGCAATTGGAATGCTGCTTTTGACCTTGCCCGTGGTCTATCCGGCGGTGATGGCCTTGAATGGTGGTGAAACCGTCAGTGCCGCCGACAGCGCGTTTGGAATGTCCGGTCCGATGTGTGCGATTTGGTTTGGTATTCTGGTTGTCAAAATGGCCGAGTTTTGCCTGATTACACCACCTATCGGGCTGAATTGCTTTGTCGTTGCCGGTGTACGCCCGGACCTGAGTGTTCAAGATGTGTTCAAAGGCGTCACGCCCTTTTTCATCGCTGACGCCCTGACCATCGCGGCGCTCGTTGCTTTCCCGGGTATTGTCCTCTACCTGCCATCGCTTGCGGGATAG
- a CDS encoding sodium:solute symporter family protein — translation MDQFTINLLFVGASFALYIGIAIWARAGSTSEFYAAGRGIHPVTNGMATAADWMSAASFISMAGLIAFTGYDNSSFLMGWTGGYVLLALLLAPYLRKFGKYTVSEFIGDRFYSQTARIVAVICLIVASVTYVIGQMTGVGVAFGRFLEVSNTSGLLIGAAVVFAYAVFGGMKGVTYTQVAQYCVLITAYTIPAIFISLQLTGTPVPALGLFGDTASGEPLLTKLDAIVTELGFNEYTAHHSNTLNMVLFTLSLMIGTAGLPHVIMRFFTVPKVADARWSAGWALVFIALLYLTAPAVGAMARLNISDMMWPNGGIEGGAVSVEQIDNDARYDWMATWQKTGLLDWEDKNGDGKIQYYNDKNADMQALAEEKGWVGNELTKFNRDILVLANPEIANLPGWVIGLVAAGGLAAALSTAAGLLLAISSAVSHDLIKGAINPQISEKGELLSARIAMAVAIVVATYLGLNPPGFAAQTVALAFGLAAASIFPALMMGIFSTRINNTGAVAGMLAGLTVTLVYIFLHKGWLFIPGTNSFTDADPLLGPIKSTSFGAIGAMVNFATAYIVAGMTKETPQEIKDLVESVRIPRGAGAAQDH, via the coding sequence ATGGATCAGTTTACCATCAACCTGCTGTTTGTCGGCGCATCCTTCGCGCTGTACATCGGCATCGCGATCTGGGCCCGGGCGGGGTCCACATCTGAATTTTACGCTGCGGGTCGCGGCATCCATCCTGTCACCAACGGTATGGCAACGGCGGCAGACTGGATGTCTGCGGCTTCGTTCATCTCGATGGCGGGTCTGATTGCCTTCACCGGCTACGACAACAGCTCGTTCCTGATGGGCTGGACCGGTGGTTACGTGCTGCTGGCTCTGCTGCTTGCGCCCTATCTGCGCAAATTCGGCAAGTACACCGTGTCCGAGTTCATCGGCGACCGCTTCTACAGCCAGACCGCGCGTATCGTTGCGGTGATCTGTTTGATCGTTGCCTCGGTGACATACGTGATCGGTCAGATGACCGGCGTCGGCGTGGCCTTTGGCCGCTTCCTCGAAGTGTCAAACACCTCGGGCCTGTTGATCGGTGCAGCGGTTGTGTTTGCCTACGCGGTGTTTGGCGGAATGAAAGGCGTGACCTACACCCAGGTTGCTCAGTACTGCGTGCTGATCACCGCCTACACCATTCCGGCGATCTTCATCTCGTTGCAGCTGACCGGCACGCCGGTTCCGGCGCTGGGTCTGTTTGGTGACACCGCCAGCGGTGAACCCCTGCTGACCAAGCTGGACGCCATCGTGACCGAGCTGGGCTTCAATGAATACACGGCCCACCACTCGAACACACTGAACATGGTGCTGTTCACCTTGTCGCTGATGATCGGTACGGCGGGTCTGCCGCACGTCATCATGCGCTTCTTCACCGTTCCCAAAGTGGCTGACGCACGTTGGTCTGCTGGCTGGGCGCTGGTCTTCATCGCTCTGCTGTATCTGACCGCCCCCGCGGTTGGTGCCATGGCGCGTCTGAACATCAGTGACATGATGTGGCCCAATGGCGGCATCGAAGGCGGAGCTGTGTCTGTTGAACAAATCGACAATGACGCCCGCTATGACTGGATGGCCACGTGGCAGAAAACCGGTCTGCTGGATTGGGAAGACAAGAACGGCGACGGCAAGATCCAGTACTACAACGACAAGAATGCCGACATGCAGGCACTTGCCGAAGAAAAAGGCTGGGTCGGTAACGAGCTGACCAAGTTCAACCGCGACATCCTGGTTCTGGCCAACCCCGAGATTGCCAACCTGCCGGGTTGGGTGATCGGTCTGGTCGCGGCTGGTGGTCTTGCGGCTGCCCTGTCCACCGCTGCGGGTCTGCTGCTGGCAATCTCGTCGGCCGTGTCGCATGACCTGATCAAAGGTGCGATCAACCCGCAGATCTCGGAAAAAGGCGAGCTTCTGTCGGCGCGGATCGCAATGGCTGTTGCCATCGTTGTCGCAACCTATCTGGGTCTGAACCCACCGGGCTTTGCGGCGCAGACAGTGGCGCTGGCCTTCGGTCTGGCGGCGGCTTCGATCTTCCCGGCGCTGATGATGGGGATCTTCTCGACCCGCATCAACAACACCGGCGCGGTCGCAGGCATGCTGGCTGGTCTGACCGTCACCCTGGTCTACATCTTCCTGCACAAGGGCTGGCTGTTCATTCCGGGCACCAACTCGTTCACCGATGCAGACCCCCTGCTGGGTCCGATCAAGTCGACCTCGTTCGGCGCGATTGGTGCCATGGTCAACTTTGCGACGGCCTACATCGTTGCAGGCATGACCAAGGAAACTCCGCAGGAGATCAAGGATCT
- a CDS encoding C4-dicarboxylate TRAP transporter substrate-binding protein: MKKMLSGAAIAALGVAFVTEAAATEWNASVWGKRRAFTEHVEKLAELVSEKTGGEFTINVSYGGLSKPKENLDGIEIGAFEMAQFCAGYHRDKNRAITVLELPFLGVNNLQEEVAVSHAVYDHPAVKEEMAQWNARIIMTSPMPQYNLVGTGEPRDELAEFDGMRVRATGGLGQAFEAVGGVPTSVPATEAFNAMESGVVDTVAFAQHAHLSFGTINEADWWTANLNPGTVNCPVVVNIDAYEALPAEHREALDSSIDEAIDHYLANYGGLLEQWDSVLEEKGVQKVMIDDAVIEEFRTKAADPIREKWIADMTAQGLPAQDLYDLVQTTLKQQRGGN, encoded by the coding sequence ATGAAAAAGATGTTGAGCGGTGCCGCAATCGCCGCCCTTGGCGTTGCTTTTGTGACCGAAGCCGCCGCAACGGAATGGAACGCATCCGTCTGGGGCAAGCGCCGCGCCTTTACGGAACATGTAGAAAAACTGGCCGAACTGGTCAGCGAGAAAACCGGTGGCGAATTCACCATCAATGTCAGCTATGGCGGGTTGTCCAAACCCAAGGAAAACCTGGACGGGATCGAAATCGGCGCCTTCGAGATGGCTCAGTTCTGTGCTGGCTACCACCGCGACAAGAACCGGGCGATCACCGTATTGGAATTGCCGTTTCTGGGTGTGAACAACTTGCAGGAAGAAGTAGCGGTCAGCCATGCGGTATACGACCATCCGGCAGTCAAGGAAGAGATGGCACAATGGAATGCCCGCATCATCATGACCTCGCCAATGCCGCAGTATAACCTTGTCGGCACCGGCGAGCCGCGGGATGAACTTGCTGAATTTGACGGAATGCGGGTCCGGGCGACCGGTGGCCTTGGTCAGGCCTTCGAGGCGGTCGGAGGAGTGCCCACATCGGTTCCGGCGACAGAAGCCTTCAATGCGATGGAATCGGGCGTCGTCGACACCGTGGCCTTTGCCCAGCATGCGCACCTTTCGTTCGGAACGATCAACGAAGCGGACTGGTGGACCGCGAACCTGAATCCGGGAACGGTGAACTGCCCGGTTGTGGTCAACATCGATGCCTACGAGGCGCTGCCAGCCGAACATCGTGAAGCTCTGGACAGTTCGATCGATGAAGCGATCGACCATTACCTGGCGAATTACGGCGGCCTGCTCGAACAATGGGACAGCGTCCTGGAAGAAAAGGGTGTCCAGAAGGTCATGATCGACGACGCGGTAATTGAAGAGTTCCGCACGAAGGCCGCTGATCCGATCCGTGAAAAATGGATTGCGGACATGACCGCACAGGGTCTGCCGGCGCAGGACCTTTACGATCTTGTCCAGACGACGCTGAAGCAACAGCGCGGCGGCAACTGA
- a CDS encoding adenylate kinase: MDAATITTPAVVILLGPPGAGKGTQARMLEEKFGLVQLSTGDLLREAVAAGTEAGKAAKAVMEAGDLVSDEIVIAILRDRMAQPDCAKGVILDGFPRTTVQAEALDSLLASNGQKINAAISLEVEDAEMVTRISGRYTCAGCGEGYHDQFKKPAEEGKCDKCGHTEFKRRADDNAETVASRLAAYHAQTAPLIAYYDGQGVLKRANAMGRIEDIANELEGIVGEAMN; the protein is encoded by the coding sequence ATGGACGCTGCCACGATCACCACGCCCGCCGTTGTCATCCTTCTCGGCCCTCCGGGTGCCGGGAAAGGTACACAGGCCCGGATGCTGGAAGAGAAATTCGGACTTGTTCAACTCAGCACCGGTGACCTGCTGCGCGAAGCCGTCGCGGCCGGAACCGAAGCCGGCAAAGCGGCAAAGGCCGTAATGGAAGCCGGCGATCTGGTCAGCGACGAGATCGTCATCGCCATCCTGCGCGACCGCATGGCACAGCCGGATTGCGCCAAGGGCGTCATTCTGGACGGTTTCCCGCGCACGACGGTTCAGGCCGAAGCGCTGGACAGCCTGCTGGCCTCCAACGGCCAGAAGATCAACGCCGCGATCAGCCTCGAGGTGGAAGACGCAGAAATGGTGACCCGTATTTCGGGCCGCTACACCTGCGCCGGCTGTGGCGAAGGGTACCACGACCAGTTCAAGAAGCCTGCCGAAGAAGGCAAATGCGACAAATGCGGTCATACCGAATTCAAGCGCCGCGCGGATGACAATGCCGAAACGGTGGCCTCGCGCCTTGCAGCGTACCACGCGCAGACAGCACCACTGATCGCCTACTATGACGGTCAGGGCGTGCTGAAGCGTGCAAACGCCATGGGCAGGATCGAAGACATTGCCAATGAACTTGAAGGGATCGTTGGCGAAGCAATGAATTAG
- a CDS encoding DUF4212 domain-containing protein: protein MADHSTNSAQTAESDKGYWQANLRLIYISLAIWALVSFGFGILLRPMLSGIAVGGTDLGFWFAQQGSILVFLVLIFNYAWRMNKLDAEYGVEE, encoded by the coding sequence ATGGCGGATCATTCAACAAACTCCGCGCAGACTGCCGAGTCCGACAAGGGCTATTGGCAGGCCAACCTGCGCCTCATCTACATCAGCCTCGCGATTTGGGCGCTGGTGTCGTTTGGATTCGGCATTCTGCTGCGTCCGATGCTGTCGGGGATCGCCGTCGGCGGAACCGATCTGGGCTTTTGGTTCGCACAACAGGGATCGATTTTGGTCTTTCTGGTGCTGATCTTCAACTACGCCTGGCGCATGAACAAGCTAGACGCCGAATACGGTGTTGAGGAGTAA
- a CDS encoding TRAP transporter small permease produces MAGQATVLVDGSRLSQLDQRLLVLERFLALISGLAVFSLMVLAVVSVSGRNALNAPLPGYVDWIEQAMPLIAFLGISYVQRDGGHIRMDIVISRLHGRALWLFELLSVVLILILMLALVWGSWSHFDRSFDFGAPMWSRDSSIDIGIPLWPAKLLAPVAFSVLCLRLALQVWGYGRAFWLGLDAPAAVPLIQDAAALAAAEAEQFEGQD; encoded by the coding sequence ATGGCAGGACAAGCCACGGTTCTGGTAGACGGCAGCCGTCTGAGCCAGCTGGATCAGCGTTTGCTCGTGCTCGAACGGTTTCTGGCACTGATCAGCGGATTGGCGGTTTTTTCACTGATGGTGTTGGCCGTCGTGTCCGTCAGTGGTCGGAATGCACTGAATGCTCCTTTGCCGGGCTATGTTGACTGGATAGAACAGGCGATGCCTCTCATCGCTTTTCTGGGCATTTCATATGTTCAGCGCGATGGGGGGCATATCCGTATGGATATCGTCATTTCCCGCTTGCACGGACGAGCGTTGTGGCTGTTTGAACTGCTCTCGGTGGTTCTGATCCTGATCCTGATGCTGGCTCTGGTTTGGGGCAGCTGGTCTCATTTCGACCGGTCGTTTGATTTCGGCGCCCCAATGTGGAGCCGGGACAGTTCGATCGATATCGGCATTCCCTTGTGGCCGGCCAAGCTTCTGGCACCCGTTGCATTTTCCGTTCTCTGCCTGCGCCTTGCGCTGCAAGTCTGGGGGTATGGCCGGGCGTTCTGGCTGGGGCTGGACGCTCCGGCGGCCGTTCCGTTGATACAGGATGCAGCGGCGCTGGCAGCGGCCGAGGCCGAACAGTTCGAAGGGCAGGACTGA